A genomic region of Entelurus aequoreus isolate RoL-2023_Sb linkage group LG19, RoL_Eaeq_v1.1, whole genome shotgun sequence contains the following coding sequences:
- the LOC133635092 gene encoding di-N-acetylchitobiase-like: protein MSPLLMFLSSIIMVSWADVCPCERPELCQQIQDEKDFEVFVFDVGGKTWKSYNWSVVTTVATFGKYDGELMCHAHSKGARVVLKGDVHLASVVDQSNRTSWITEMVDLARRQFMDGINLDIEQAVEEGSPEYFALTDLVKETTEAFHKQIPGSQVSFDVAWSPQCVDKRCYDYVAIANSCDLLFVMSYDEQSQILGDCIAMANSPVTQTLGGYDQYLKIGVDPKKLLMGVPWYGYDYPCLNFTQDGVCYVAEVPFRGAPCSDAAGKQKTYKWITKQIGSSLSGRLWDDKQQAPYFNYKDPKGQIHQVWYDDPESLCLKTDAVQSKGLRGVGMWNANILDYSDDPVARQQSAAMWNALFGCQPG from the exons ATGTCTCCTTTGCTAATGTTTCTATCGTCGATAATAATGGTGAGCTGGGCTGACGTCTGTCCTTGTGAGAGACCCGAGTTATGCCAGCAGATACAAGACGAGAAAGACTTTGAG GTGTTTGTGTTCGACGTGGGCGGGAAGACGTGGAAGTCGTACAACTGGAGTGTGGTGACGACCGTGGCGACATTCGGCAAATACGACGGCGAGCTCATGTGCCACGCCCATTCTAAAGGAGCGCGCGTGGTCCTCAAAG GCGACGTTCACCTGGCCTCCGTTGTGGACCAAAGCAACAGGACCTCTTGGATCACGGAGATGGTGGACTTGGCCAGACGTCAGTTTATGGACGGCATCAACCTGGACATCGAGCAAGCCGTGGAAGAAGGCTCGCCTGAGTACTTTGCGCTCACAGACCTGGTCAAAGAGACCACGGAGGCTTTCCACAAGCAGATACCTGGTTCTCAG GTGTCCTTCGATGTTGCCTGGTCGCCCCAATGTGTGGACAAGCGCTGCTACGACTACGTCGCCATCGCCAACTCCTGTGACCTGCTCTTCGTCATGTCCTACGACGAGCAGAGTCAGATCCTGGGGGACTGCATCGCCATGGCCAACTCCCCCGTCACTCAAACCCTTGGAG GCTACGATCAGTATTTGAAGATCGGCGTGGATCCAAAGAAGTTGTTGATGGGCGTGCCATGGTATGGCTACGACTACCCTTGCCTCAACTTTACCCAG GATGGCGTTTGCTACGTGGCGGAGGTGCCGTTCCGTGGCGCCCCGTGCAGCGACGCAGCCGGCAAGCAGAAAACGTACAAGTGGATAACCAAGCAGATTGGCAGCTCGTTGTCCGGTCGGCTGTGGGACGACAAGCAGCAGGCCCCATACTTCAATTACAAG GACCCAAAAGGACAAATTCACCAGGTTTGGTACGATGACCCAGAAAGTCTTTGCCTGAAGACCGATGCTGTCCAATCCAAAGGTCTGAGAGGGGTGGGCATGTGGAACGCTAACATCTTAGACTACAGCGACGACCCCGTTGCTAGGCAGCAGAGCGCGGCAATGTGGAACGCTCTCTTTGGATGCCAGCCGGGCTAA